TCGATGCCGAAGAACGTATGGAAAAAGCGATCTCCGTTCTCAGCCATAACTTGGCCGGGATCCGCACAGGACGTGCGAACCCAGGCTTGGTGGACTCGTTGAAAGTCGAAGTCTACGGTTCGGCAACTCCGCTCAAGCAGCTTGCTTCGATCGGAACCCCTGAGCCCCAGCAGATCGTGATCCGCCCCTACGATGCAGGCACGATCAAAGAAATTGAAAAGGCGATTGTCGCTGGCGACTTGGGGTTGAACCCGCAAAATGACGGACGCATCATTCGTTTGAATGTGCCACCGCTTTCCACCGAGGTGCGAAAGAAAATGGTTTCGCGGATCAAGGAATTGTCCGAAGAATCCAAGGTCGCGATTCGTAACATCCGTCGTGATGCCAACAAGGCGATCGATAACGCGGAAAAGGCCAAAGAGATCTCTGAGGACGATCGCGATCGTATGAAGGAAGACGTCCAAGAGTTGACCAAGAAATACGAGACGCAGGCAGCTGAGCTGGCCAAAAGTCGCGAATCCGAAGTGCTCGACAGCTAGTCGCAGCAATGCTGCGGCGGATGGTTGGCTCGTTTTTCAATTTTTTATCGGTGCGGCGTGAGCCGCCCGATAAATTTCGAACGTTTTTTCGACGCAGTCGGGCGGGCCTCGCGCCGCACCGCTGCCCAGTGCAGATGGCATTGGCCGTTGGCCGGCGGCGAATTTTTAGAGATGCTTTCGGAGCATGGTTTCCAGGCACGTGTTTTCTAAGCATGGGCCGAATCCGCCTCCGCCAATCGGGTGAAAATCGAGGCGACCCAGGCGAAGCGGGCCGCCGGGCAGGATAGAATGAGAGGATGGGCTTTTTCTCAAATTGTGCTCGACATTCCTCCTTTCCAACCTCGGCCAACGCCTCGTGTGTTCCATGCCCTTATCTCTGATCTGTCCTCGCTGTAGTAAGTCCGTGTCGATCCCAGATCGTTCGGCCGGACAGCGTGTCTCGTGTCCTCATTGTGCTACCGCGTTTCTGGCTCCCGGTTTAAGTGCAACGACCAGCGATGATGCCGACGATTGGTTGACGCTGGACACCGATCCCGTTCCAGCGAATCCACTTTCCGCGGGGCCCAGCGAAAAGAACCCACCGCGACGATCGGATCGCTCCAGCGACAATGTTCGCGATGACGACGATTCTCAGCCCGACGACGATTTGTTGCTCGGAGAGTTTGCTGCCGAGTTGGACGAGTTTGCTTCGACGGTGGAATCGGTCCCCAAGCCGAAATCGGCAAGCATCGACGACGGAGATGATCCGTTTGTCCTTCGCCCGGCGCTGTCTCGGCCGCCCGTCGGAGCGCCACGGCCTGCCCCGGTTCTCCCCACCCCGGTCAATCCCCCTTCGGCGTCCTCCGCTAAAGACAATTCCGCAAACGACGATGATGTGATCGAACTTGGCGACGAGAACATCGTCGGTGACGAGATGGACCTGGCTGCCGAATTGGGAACCAAGCCGGCGGCGGTGGAATACGCCACCGAGTACCGCGTGCAATGTTTGACCTGCGGATCGCAGCGGATGGTCCACGCCAGCCAAGCGGGAAAGACGATCAAGTGCAATGATTGCCATTCTCCGATCCGAGTCCGTCAGCCTCCGCGGGTGCCCAAAAAGGTCGTGATCGACATCGACAACGCCGCTACGTTTGCCTTCGAGGCGTCGCAGGTTTCGTCGTCCGATCGCCGCTCGGATCCCTACCGTAAATCCGCTCAGCAATTGCTTGACGAAGCATCGCGAGTCGAAGAACGGGTACAAAAACATGACGACGACATCCCCAGCATCAGCGGATGGCTGGCGGACATCTTTGGTATTTTTCGTGACCTTGGCGTGCTCGCTCACTGGGTCGCATTGTCGCTGATCGCATCGGTCCCCGCGATCGTGGTCTTGGCATCGGAAGTCCGCGTTTTACAGATTGCCTTGGTGCCGGCGGGAATCGTGTTCGGATTGGTGGTGGTCAGTTGTGGCTTCGCCATCCTGCAGTCGATTGCCAACGGAGAAGACAAGGTCAGCGAATGGCCTGTGTTCGATCCGATGGGGTGGCTCGAGAATTTGATCGAGGTGTTCTCTGCTGCCGGCTTTGCCATCATTCCCGTCTACGGGCTCGCTCAATTTGTGTTTGGGCAATCGTTGCTTACCGCCGCACTGACGATGCTGTCGCTGTACATCTTCTTTCCCTTTGTGTTGCTGTCGATGCTCGATAGCAACAGTCCGTTGACGCCGTTTTCAGCCGAAGTGGCCCGCAGTGTGACCCGCGCCCAAGAGGCTTGGGGAGGACTTTATTTCACTGCCGCGATTATGTTTTTTGCCTTATTCTTGACTTATGCCGTTTCCTCGACGTTGCCCTCGCCGGTTGCAGCGGTGGGAGGCATCTTTTTGACCGTGGGAATGGCATTCGTTTACTTTGCCATGATCGGCCGGTTGGCCTATGCCATTGGACAAGAAGTCAGTGAACCGCCTACGACCAAAACAAGCGACCAAGCAAAGTAGTTCGGCACGGATCGTGTCGCCCCCTACGTCGTGAAAGCGAAGCAAACCGAGTCATCCAAGAACCGCGTGCAATCCACAGGCGGCTTGTCATTGTTGTCCCCCACACAACCCTGAGTGCGATTAATTAGCAATGCCAAAGATGGCCCCCTACCCTAACGGCGATACGGAACCGGTGGCGACCGAGTTGCCTCATGCGTCGGTGCCGATTGGCAAACTGTGGGGGCATCCATTGGCGTTGTCGTATTGGGTGCTGTTTGCCACCGCTGCGATCGCGGGAGTGATCACGATTGTGGGAAGCGGACCTGGCAACCAAGACCTGGCACTCGCTTCCCTGGTGGGTTCGGTCGTTTGGATCGTTGGATGGTTCATTCAAGCGGTCATCTATGCGGGGTTTGCGGTTCGCCGCGACGTCGTGCTCTCATTTAGTTTGGTCGGCATCGGATGGCATCAAGGCGCGATGACCGCCAAGCGAACCTCGTCCGCGGCAATTGCGACACTTGCGGCGCTCGTTGGCGTCGGAGCAGGGTTGATTGCGATCGCAAAGTCCACCGAGGCTGCTGCCTCGGTGGACGACGCAGGACTGTTCGCGATTCCTGGGCTGGGGATGACGCCCGCGGATTCGATGCTGCACTTTTCGGGGTGGCTGTTCTGGCTGCAAGCGGTGGGACAACTCTACCCGCTGCGGATGACGTTAGGGCGTCATTTGATTGCATCGCTGATAGTCACGGTCGGTCCCAAATTGTCGCCGGCGGTCGCCGCCATTCTGCTGCACCGCATGTTATTAGGGATCAGTCTTCTGATGGTCGGTGTCGCGATCGCGACGATGCGGTTCGATCAACCGCTGATCATGCCACGTTGGCCATTATTCTTGTTGCTAGCATTTGCATTGATTCGAACGGCTAGCGTGGCAAGGTCGCGGCAGCTGATTGAGTCGTTGTGGGAGCGATCGGTGGAATTGGAATCGGGCGAAGAGCTGCCACCGCCTGACCGGCTTCGCGAGCGGCTGTGGGGATGGTTCGCCCGTCGGCGAGCGCGGCGAGCGTTACAACGCGAGCATGATGAAGCCGTTGACGCCACCAAACTGGACCAGATCCTCGAGCGGTTACACGATCAGGGGCCTGATTCGCTGAGTCACCAGGACCGGGTGATTTTGA
The sequence above is drawn from the Novipirellula caenicola genome and encodes:
- the frr gene encoding ribosome recycling factor, yielding MSTDDVLLDAEERMEKAISVLSHNLAGIRTGRANPGLVDSLKVEVYGSATPLKQLASIGTPEPQQIVIRPYDAGTIKEIEKAIVAGDLGLNPQNDGRIIRLNVPPLSTEVRKKMVSRIKELSEESKVAIRNIRRDANKAIDNAEKAKEISEDDRDRMKEDVQELTKKYETQAAELAKSRESEVLDS